The following are encoded together in the Populus trichocarpa isolate Nisqually-1 chromosome 5, P.trichocarpa_v4.1, whole genome shotgun sequence genome:
- the LOC7486353 gene encoding uncharacterized protein LOC7486353 translates to MSKTSIIIYITIALLFLLLVTQTPNKPSNHRNRRIKIRSKFDFEPRQHNHHHEPVPFDPLVADIERKREDKEWEKQYFEHSHPEFVHDSAAAGHESQPEWEDFIDAEDYVNDEEKFNVTNRLLVLFPKIDVEPDDGYVSEHELTEWNLKQSEKEVMHRTKREMDVHDKNHDGFVSFAEYEPPSWVRNSDKNSFGYDMGWWKEEHFNASDADGDGFLNITEFNDFQHPADSKNPKLLQWLCKEEVRERDSDKDGKVNFQEFFHGLFDLVRNYDEEGHNSSHLSDNLMEAPAKKLFDELDKDGDGFLSDIELLPIIGKLHPSERYYAKQQADYILSQADTDKDGRLSLTEMIENPYVFYSAIFSDEDDDYDIHDEFR, encoded by the exons ATGAGCAAGACCTCAATAATTATATACATAACTATAGCTCTACTTTTTCTTTTACTAGTGACTCAAACTCCGAATAAACCATCAAACCACCGCAACCGCCGCATCAAGATCCGCTCTAAATTCGACTTCGAACCCCGTCAGCACAACCACCACCATGAACCCGTGCCTTTTGACCCCCTTGTTGCTGACATTGAACGCAAACGTGAAGACAAGGAATGGGAGAAACAGTACTTTGAACATTCACATCCTGAATTTGTTCATGACTCAGCTGCTGCTGGTCACGAGTCACAGCCCGAGTGGGAGGATTTTATTGATGCTGAAGACTATGTGAATGATGAAGAGAAATTTAATGTCACTAATAG GTTGTTGGTGTTATTTCCAAAGATTGATGTGGAACCAGATGATGGTTATGTGAGTGAACATGAATTGACTGAGTGGAATTTGAAACAATCTGAGAAGGAAGTTATGCATAGGACTAAAAGGGAGATGGATGTTCATGATAAAAATCATGATGGGTTTGTTTCATTTGCGGAGTATGAGCCGCCCAGTTGGGTACGGAATTCAG ACAAGAATTCTTTTGGTTATGATATGGGTTGGTGGAAAGAAGAACATTTCAATGCATCAGATGCAGACGGAGATGGCTTTCTGAATATAACTGAGTTCAATGA CTTTCAACATCCTGCTGACAGCAAAAACCCAAAGCTACTTCAATGGTTGTGCAAGGAGGAAGTAAG GGAAAGAGATTCTGACAAAGATGGCAAGGTTAACTTTCAAGAGTTTTTCCACGGGCTATTCGATTTGGTGAGAAATTATGATGAAGAAGGTCATAATTCTTCACATCTGTCAGACAATTTAATGGAGGCCCCTGCTAAGAAGTTGTTCGATGAGCTAGACAAAGATGGTGATGG ATTTTTGTCAGACATAGAATTGCTACCTATAATTGGGAAACTTCATCCATCAGAGCGTTATTATGCAAAACAACAAGCTGATTACATCTTGTCACAG GCTGATACGGATAAAGATGGACGTCTATCCTTGACAGAGATGATTGAGAACCCATATGTATTTTACAGTGCTATTTTCAGTGACGAAGATGACGACTATGACATACATGATGAGTTCCGTTAA